From a single Hevea brasiliensis isolate MT/VB/25A 57/8 unplaced genomic scaffold, ASM3005281v1 Scaf1, whole genome shotgun sequence genomic region:
- the LOC110655124 gene encoding wall-associated receptor kinase-like 8 has product MGLQLASALIFLLLQIMSSELSGLPMKSCESQCGDIDIQYPFGIGPNCSMNDWFVIVCNGTANNRRAFISSINLEVVDFLYERSRLRVKSPVISINCTVHNSGRVVDLRRTPFTISNYNRFTVVGCKNRVLLTYADPDIVGCQPTCDKKLKPQGKNPPCSGNKCCQTAIPYYLQVFNPRFENVNVRKGKRGCKLAFIVENIWFKSNIKDPYKVQEMEYVPMLVDWKINATALESLGINKKTTNWAFRYYNGFDFPYPNNSMLMCRKGYAGNPYLPDGCQDVDECLDLEVRSRCSGKCINTNGSYRCEAQKSWIIILGSSMGFVVLSLLFTSWWLSKFIKKRKSIQRKKKFFKRNGGLLLRQQVCSSEANVEKTKIFSSKELEKATDRFNVNRILGQGGQGTVYKGMLVDGRIVAVKKSEKVDQSRIQEFINEVVILSQINHRNVVKLLGCCLETDVPLLVYEFIPNGTLFHYLHHQNEEFQLSWKMRLQIAIEVAGALSYLHSAASIPIYHRDIKSTNILLDEKYRAKVSDFGTSRSIPIDHTHLTTRVQGTFGYLDPEYFQSNHFTEKSDVYSFGVVLVELLTGQEPLSSASLRSGIGLVTHFIISVEEGKLFDILDPRIVDQCDREEVMVVASLAKRCLNLNGKQRPTMKEVTVELEGLKFPQKDHLSILRKSDEFESNLWDAFPFTTFSNSDSGTDLSI; this is encoded by the exons TGAATCTCAATGTGGCGACATTGATATCCAGTACCCATTTGGTATTGGACCCAATTGTTCCATGAACGATTGGTTTGTGATTGTTTGCAATGGAACTGCCAATAATCGGAGAGCTTTCATAAGCAGCATCAACCTGGAGGTGGTAGACTTTTTATATGAAAGAAGCCGCCTGCGAGTTAAAAGCCCAGTAATTTCCATCAATTGTACGGTGCATAACTCTGGCCGAGTCGTGGATTTGAGACGGACTCCTTTCACCATCTCTAACTACAACAGATTTACCGTTGTGGGCTGCAAAAACCGTGTTTTGCTGACTTATGCTGATCCAGACATTGTTGGTTGCCAGCCGACCTGCGACAAAAAGCTTAAACCTCAGGGAAAAAACCCTCCATGCTCTGGCAACAAATGCTGCCAGACCGCAATCCCTTATTATCTCCAGGTATTTAACCCGAGATTTGAGAACGTGAATGTCAGGAAAGGCAAAAGGGGATGCAAGCTAGCCTTCATAGTGGAAAATATTTGGTTCAAGTCTAACATAAAAGATCCCTATAAGGTGCAAGAGATGGAATATGTTCCAATGCTGGTGGATTGGAAGATCAATGCAACAGCCTTGGAATCGCTTGGAATAAATAAGAAAACCACAAACTGGGCTTTTAGGTACTACAATGGATTTGATTTCCCGTATCCCAACAACAGTATGTTGATGTGCCGGAAAGGTTATGCTGGCAATCCGTATCTACCCGATGGTTGCCAAG ACGTTGATGAATGCTTGGATTTGGAAGTGCGAAGTCGGTGCAGTGGAAAGTGCATAAATACGAATGGTTCATACAGATGCGAAGCCCAAAAATCATGGATTATCATTTTAG GTAGCAGCATGGGCTTTGTTGTATTAAGCCTTCTTTTTACTTCATGGTGGTTATCTAAATTCATCAAAAAACGAAAAAGCATCCAACGTAAGAAAAAATTCTTCAAGAGGAATGGTGGCTTATTGTTAAGGCAGCAAGTATGTtcaagtgaagccaatgttgaGAAGACGAAAATCTTCAGTTCAAAGGAACTAGAAAAGGCAACCGATCGCTTCAATGTGAATAGAATTCTTGGTCAGGGTGGCCAAGGAACTGTTTACAAAGGAATGTTGGTAGATGGAAGAATTGTTGCAGTTAAAAAGTCTGAGAAAGTAGACCAATCAAGAATTCAAGAATTCATTAATGAGGTTGTCATTCTTTCACAAATTAACCACAGGAATGTTGTAAAGCTTCTTGGATGTTGCTTGGAGACTGATGTTCCTTTACTTGTCTACGAATTCATCCCTAATGGAACCCTTTTTCACTATCTGCATCACCAAAATGAGGAGTTCCAATTATCTTGGAAAATGAGATTGCAGATAGCTATAGAAGTTGCTGGAGCACTTTCCTACTTGCATTCAGCTGCATCTATACCAATTTACCATCGAGATATTAAGTCTACAAACATTCTTTTGGATGAAAAGTATAGAGCAAAAGTATCAGATTTTGGAACTTCGAGGTCCATTCCGATTGATCACACTCATCTCACCACCCGCGTACAAGGCACTTTTGGATATTTAGATCCAGAGTATTTTCAGTCGAATCATTTTACAGAAAAAAGTGATGTTTATAGTTTTGGAGTAGTTCTTGTTGAGCTCTTAACCGGACAAGAACCACTTTCTTCAGCAAGTTTAAGAAGTGGCATTGGTTTAGTCACACATTTCATTATTTCTGTGGAAGAAGGCAAACTCTTTGACATACTTGATCCTCGAATTGTGGACCAATGTGATAGAGAAGAAGTGATGGTCGTTGCTAGCCTTGCAAAAAGATGCTTGAACTTAAATGGAAAGCAACGACCTACGATGAAAGAGGTGACAGTGGAATTGGAGGGGCTTAAATTTCCACAAAAAGATCACTTGAGTATTCTAAGAAAAAGTGATGAATTTGAATCCAATCTCTGGGATGCCTTCCCTTTTACAACATTCTCAAATTCTGATAGTGGTACTGATTTGTCTATATAG